One window from the genome of Jiangella alba encodes:
- a CDS encoding ABC transporter ATP-binding protein, with protein MTTEPSSPRTAARAVDLTKIYGKDDTRVVALGGVTVEFTAGRFTAIMGPSGSGKSTLMHCMAALDSSTSGQVYIGDTELSGLNDKELTKLRRDKIGFVFQAFNLIPTLTAKENITLPLDIAGSSIDKEWFDNVIATVGLADRLGHKPNQLSGGQQQRVACARALVSKPEIIFADEPTGNLDSRSGTEVLSFLRRSVREFGQTIVMVTHDPNAAAYSDRVLFLADGQIVDEMADPTAEKVLERMKGFDAVGQQA; from the coding sequence GTGACGACGGAACCCAGCTCGCCGCGCACGGCGGCCCGCGCCGTTGACCTGACGAAGATCTATGGCAAGGACGACACCCGCGTGGTGGCGCTGGGCGGTGTGACGGTGGAGTTCACCGCCGGCCGGTTCACCGCCATCATGGGCCCGTCCGGCTCCGGCAAGTCCACGCTCATGCACTGCATGGCCGCGCTGGACTCGTCGACGTCGGGCCAGGTGTACATCGGCGACACCGAGCTGAGCGGACTGAACGACAAGGAGCTGACCAAGCTCCGCCGCGACAAGATCGGCTTCGTGTTCCAGGCCTTCAACCTGATCCCGACGCTGACGGCCAAGGAGAACATCACACTGCCGCTCGACATCGCCGGCAGCTCCATCGACAAGGAGTGGTTCGACAACGTCATCGCGACGGTCGGCCTGGCCGACCGGCTCGGGCACAAGCCGAACCAGCTCTCCGGCGGGCAGCAGCAGCGCGTGGCCTGCGCGCGGGCGCTGGTCAGCAAGCCCGAGATCATCTTCGCCGACGAGCCCACCGGCAACCTCGACTCCCGGTCCGGCACCGAGGTGCTGTCGTTCCTGCGCCGCTCGGTCCGCGAGTTCGGCCAGACCATCGTCATGGTCACCCACGACCCCAACGCCGCCGCCTACTCCGACCGCGTCCTGTTCCTCGCCGACGGCCAGATCGTCGACGAGATGGCCGACCCGACGGCCGAGAAGGTGCTCGAGCGCATGAAGGGCTTCGACGCCGTGGGACAGCAGGCATGA
- a CDS encoding Lrp/AsnC family transcriptional regulator, with product MDTLDDDDLALLHAVQLAPRAPWQRLGPVLGADPVTVARRWARLSGSGAAWFALHPSLDGLTFAFVEVTCGGARSGDVVAALVRDPRVVTLEHVTGDRDLLLTVLVPELADLAEFLLTGLPAMPGVRAVRTTVGIRSFLSGSRWRLRALSPSQQVRLAAAGAGARGRPARGPDRGSAEYRALLRLLSADARLGASELAERLGVSRVTARRRLAAAFAGDLVVRCDVAQPLTGWPVTAMLWAQVPPDQVDDVARRLAGLPEARAAESVTGGAANLLLGVWLRSLADLQRLEAALAERVPELRVLDRSIALRTAKRMGRLLDPSGRAVGHVPVDPWATPGD from the coding sequence ATGGATACTCTCGACGACGACGATCTCGCGCTGCTGCACGCCGTCCAGCTGGCCCCGCGGGCGCCGTGGCAGCGGCTCGGCCCGGTCCTCGGCGCCGACCCGGTGACGGTGGCGCGGCGGTGGGCGCGGCTGTCCGGGTCCGGCGCGGCGTGGTTCGCGCTGCACCCGTCGCTGGACGGCCTGACCTTCGCGTTCGTCGAGGTCACCTGCGGCGGCGCGCGGTCCGGTGACGTCGTCGCGGCGCTGGTGCGCGACCCGCGGGTGGTGACGTTGGAGCATGTCACGGGCGACCGCGACCTGCTGCTGACCGTGCTGGTGCCGGAGCTGGCCGACCTCGCCGAGTTCCTGCTGACCGGGCTGCCCGCGATGCCCGGCGTGCGGGCCGTGCGGACGACGGTCGGGATCCGCTCGTTCCTGTCCGGCAGCCGGTGGCGGCTGCGGGCGCTGTCGCCGTCGCAGCAGGTGCGGCTGGCGGCGGCCGGTGCCGGTGCGCGGGGCAGGCCGGCGCGCGGGCCGGACCGGGGGAGCGCCGAGTACCGCGCGCTGCTCCGGCTGCTGTCGGCCGACGCCCGGCTGGGCGCGTCCGAGCTGGCCGAGCGCCTCGGCGTCAGCCGCGTGACCGCCCGGCGCCGGCTGGCCGCCGCGTTCGCCGGCGATCTCGTGGTCCGCTGCGACGTGGCCCAGCCGCTGACCGGCTGGCCGGTCACCGCCATGCTGTGGGCCCAGGTCCCGCCCGATCAGGTCGACGACGTCGCCCGGCGGCTGGCCGGCCTGCCGGAGGCGCGGGCGGCGGAGTCGGTGACGGGCGGCGCGGCCAACCTGCTGCTCGGGGTGTGGCTGCGCTCGCTCGCCGACCTCCAGCGGCTGGAGGCCGCCCTGGCGGAGCGGGTGCCGGAGCTGCGGGTGCTGGACCGGTCGATCGCGTTGCGGACGGCCAAGCGGATGGGCCGCCTGCTCGACCCGTCCGGCCGGGCCGTCGGCCACGTGCCGGTCGACCCCTGGGCCACCCCGGGCGACTGA
- a CDS encoding ABC transporter permease, with product MIRATLKSLAARKLRLAMSAFAIVLGVAFVAGSYVFTDTIDRTFDDIFGGLSSDVVVRPDLPGEADLFTGFATGTTTTIPAGLVDEVADLPGVERADGEVENQSFFVLDSDGDLMTTQGAPGIAVNWHDGPTADGAPVLELVDGELPSGPGEVALDDRTFDDSGYQIGDDVQFVGTGDDPRVTAELVGVVRFGESGSLAGASLSVFETGYAQQLFLDGDDAFSRISVTAADGTSAEEVRDEISAILPGDFEALTGADVDEETASAIEEGLGFFNTFLLVFAAIALFVGVFLILNTFSILVAQRSQEMALYRALGAGRRQVTRSVLLEAFVVGVVGSTLGLLLGLGVAQLLKTVFGAFGLELAGGLVLQPRTVVISYVVGIVVTMVAAYVPARRASKVPPIAAMRDDVATTESGRKVHLWVGGALTLLGAAAMATGLFADVNDAALMVGAGIFAVFIGVALLAPVLATPVLRVVAGWYPKAFGTVGRLARENALRNPRRTAATASALMIGMALVTAISIVGASANATVDKALDDGVRAQFVVSNAVGQPFSPGIAEEVAQVDGVDEVVSLRMSGGLVDGDQTFLQSFDPVAYSRAADLEMVAGTDELGPGQFLIGEDQAESKGLSVGDTVRLQLPGSDGEIELAGIYAQSPLLAGGVVVSQQTLADGAVPSLDSLLYVIADDGADLGTVHESLEAATADVPTVTVQDQEEYKQQSRDQVNQLLFLVYALLGLAVLIAVLGIVNTLALSVMERTREVGLLRAVGLSRRQLRRTIRLESIAIAVLGAVLGVALGLLFGVSLQRAIADDGLEVLSIPGGQLIVFVVLAAIVGVLAAVWPARRAAKLDVLRAITTE from the coding sequence ATGATCCGCGCGACCCTCAAGAGCCTGGCCGCGCGCAAGCTGCGGCTGGCCATGAGCGCGTTCGCCATCGTGCTGGGCGTGGCGTTCGTGGCCGGGTCGTACGTGTTCACCGACACCATCGACCGCACCTTCGACGACATCTTCGGCGGCCTGTCCTCCGACGTCGTCGTGCGGCCCGACCTCCCGGGCGAGGCCGACCTGTTCACCGGCTTCGCCACCGGCACCACCACGACCATCCCGGCCGGCCTGGTCGACGAGGTGGCCGACCTCCCCGGCGTCGAGCGGGCCGACGGCGAGGTCGAGAACCAGAGCTTCTTCGTCCTCGACTCCGACGGCGACCTCATGACCACGCAGGGCGCCCCCGGCATCGCCGTCAACTGGCACGACGGCCCCACGGCCGACGGCGCTCCGGTGCTCGAGCTGGTCGACGGCGAGCTGCCGTCCGGCCCGGGCGAGGTCGCGCTCGACGACCGCACGTTCGACGACTCCGGCTACCAGATCGGCGACGACGTCCAGTTCGTCGGCACCGGCGACGACCCGCGGGTCACGGCCGAACTGGTCGGCGTCGTCCGGTTCGGCGAGTCCGGCAGCCTGGCCGGCGCCAGCCTGTCGGTGTTCGAGACCGGCTACGCCCAGCAGCTGTTCCTCGACGGCGACGACGCCTTCAGCCGCATCTCGGTGACGGCCGCCGACGGCACCAGCGCCGAGGAGGTCCGCGACGAGATCAGCGCCATCCTGCCGGGCGACTTCGAGGCCCTCACCGGCGCCGACGTCGACGAGGAGACCGCGTCGGCCATCGAGGAGGGGCTCGGCTTCTTCAACACCTTCCTGCTGGTGTTCGCCGCCATCGCGCTGTTCGTCGGCGTGTTCCTCATCCTCAACACGTTCTCCATCCTGGTGGCGCAGCGCTCCCAGGAGATGGCGCTGTACCGCGCGCTCGGCGCCGGCCGGCGCCAGGTCACGCGGTCGGTGCTGCTCGAGGCGTTCGTCGTCGGCGTCGTCGGCTCGACCCTCGGGCTGCTGCTCGGCCTCGGTGTCGCGCAGCTGCTCAAGACGGTGTTCGGGGCGTTCGGGCTGGAGCTGGCCGGCGGCCTGGTGCTGCAGCCGCGCACCGTCGTCATCTCCTACGTCGTCGGCATCGTGGTCACCATGGTGGCCGCGTACGTCCCGGCGCGGCGGGCGTCGAAGGTCCCGCCCATCGCGGCCATGCGCGACGACGTCGCCACTACCGAGTCCGGCCGCAAGGTGCACCTGTGGGTCGGCGGCGCGCTGACGCTGCTCGGCGCGGCGGCCATGGCCACCGGCCTGTTCGCCGACGTGAACGACGCGGCGCTCATGGTGGGCGCCGGCATCTTCGCGGTGTTCATCGGCGTGGCGCTGCTGGCGCCGGTGCTGGCCACGCCGGTGTTGCGGGTCGTGGCCGGCTGGTACCCAAAGGCGTTCGGCACCGTCGGCCGGCTGGCCCGCGAGAACGCGCTGCGCAACCCGCGCCGCACGGCGGCCACGGCGTCGGCGCTGATGATCGGCATGGCGCTGGTCACGGCCATCTCCATCGTCGGCGCGTCGGCCAACGCGACGGTCGACAAGGCCCTCGACGACGGCGTCCGCGCCCAGTTCGTCGTCTCCAACGCGGTCGGGCAGCCGTTCTCGCCCGGCATCGCCGAGGAGGTGGCCCAGGTCGACGGCGTCGACGAGGTGGTGTCGCTGCGGATGTCCGGCGGCCTCGTCGACGGCGACCAGACGTTCCTGCAGTCGTTCGACCCGGTCGCGTACAGCCGGGCGGCCGACCTCGAGATGGTCGCGGGCACCGACGAGCTCGGTCCCGGCCAGTTCCTCATCGGCGAGGACCAGGCCGAGTCGAAGGGGCTGTCCGTCGGCGACACCGTCCGGCTGCAGCTGCCCGGCTCCGACGGGGAGATCGAGCTGGCCGGCATCTACGCGCAGTCGCCGCTGCTGGCCGGCGGCGTGGTGGTCAGCCAGCAGACGCTGGCCGACGGCGCGGTGCCGTCGCTCGACTCCCTGCTGTACGTCATCGCCGACGACGGCGCCGACCTCGGCACCGTCCACGAGAGCCTCGAGGCGGCCACCGCTGACGTCCCGACGGTCACCGTCCAGGACCAGGAGGAGTACAAGCAGCAGTCCCGCGACCAGGTCAACCAGCTGCTGTTCCTGGTGTACGCGCTGCTCGGGCTGGCGGTGCTGATCGCCGTCCTCGGCATCGTCAACACGCTGGCGCTGTCGGTCATGGAGCGCACCCGCGAGGTGGGGCTGCTGCGGGCGGTCGGCCTGAGCCGGCGCCAGTTGCGGCGCACCATCCGGCTCGAGTCCATCGCCATCGCCGTTCTCGGCGCCGTCCTCGGTGTCGCGCTCGGCCTGCTGTTCGGGGTGTCGCTGCAACGCGCCATCGCCGACGACGGGCTCGAGGTGCTCTCCATCCCGGGCGGTCAGCTCATCGTGTTCGTCGTGCTCGCCGCGATCGTCGGCGTCCTGGCCGCCGTCTGGCCGGCCCGCCGCGCCGCCAAGCTCGACGTGCTGCGCGCCATCACGACGGAGTAG
- a CDS encoding prolyl oligopeptidase family serine peptidase: protein MTTTTADPFRWLEADDADVLAWQRAQAAAAAETVGAWPHLNVLAGLLGRLGGGPPPVLPVPAAGRWFRAEGADLIASTEPLGPGDTVARLPAGERAAWLAPSPDGTVLAVGIGQGGGEENAIRLLDTGSGEPLGHGPDRLLFDALLGGVSWLPDSSGFHYLGMTAPVDRFEQAIFRYDLRSRTEHAEPIPRPSPDYTLVQAGDGRWTVAAHGLLTPLPVAVHDRADPDGGWRPFLTSVPGVDGPLVAGYPIGDEYVAWTDVGAPRGRVVAIRFDADDPGDPSAWRELLPEGDGVIVALLRTRAALYTVELVDGRWSRVRELDGAGGRVLPLPPRVSVRTGVAALHALARPGSAPELLLPSSSPSRSWTVSGWRPGDQVPRLLADATTGLPGAVVEERQAVGADGTLIPYTCLYRPDERGQRPRPTLITAYGGFYRALTPEWSDDAAAVAASGGLHVWAHTRGGGDLGREWWEGGRRGRKQTVLDDLHAVAADLVATGRADPSRLAVVGRSHGGWLAGAAAVTRPDVWRAAVPLVPALDLVTDLRTPYGKYVTELDWPDGDAEEHVAALSPYHLIRPGSYPAVYLAAGDRDPRCPAWHARKFAARLQEAQQGPGAVLLRVRENAGHGLTSSAAERRRDAAEWLGFVFAELGLVPPAAP from the coding sequence ATGACGACCACGACCGCCGACCCGTTCCGCTGGCTCGAGGCCGACGACGCCGACGTGCTCGCGTGGCAGCGCGCGCAGGCGGCGGCCGCCGCCGAGACCGTCGGCGCCTGGCCGCACCTGAACGTGCTGGCCGGGCTGCTCGGCCGGCTCGGCGGCGGCCCGCCGCCGGTGCTGCCGGTCCCCGCCGCCGGCCGCTGGTTCCGGGCCGAGGGCGCCGACCTGATCGCGAGCACCGAACCGCTCGGCCCGGGCGACACCGTGGCCCGGCTGCCGGCCGGCGAGCGGGCCGCGTGGCTGGCGCCGTCGCCGGACGGGACGGTGCTGGCGGTCGGCATCGGGCAGGGCGGCGGCGAGGAGAACGCGATCCGACTGCTCGACACCGGGTCGGGCGAGCCGCTCGGCCACGGCCCGGACCGGCTGCTGTTCGACGCGCTGCTGGGCGGCGTGAGCTGGCTGCCGGACTCGTCGGGGTTCCACTACCTCGGCATGACCGCGCCGGTGGACCGGTTCGAGCAGGCGATCTTCCGCTACGACCTGCGGTCGCGGACCGAGCATGCGGAGCCGATCCCGCGGCCGTCGCCCGACTACACGCTGGTGCAGGCCGGCGACGGCCGGTGGACGGTGGCGGCGCACGGGCTGCTGACGCCGCTGCCGGTGGCCGTCCATGACCGCGCCGACCCCGACGGCGGCTGGCGGCCGTTCCTGACCTCCGTGCCCGGCGTCGACGGGCCGCTGGTCGCCGGCTACCCGATCGGCGACGAGTACGTGGCGTGGACCGACGTCGGCGCGCCGCGCGGGCGGGTGGTCGCGATCCGGTTCGACGCCGACGATCCCGGCGATCCGTCCGCCTGGCGGGAGCTGCTGCCCGAGGGCGACGGCGTCATCGTCGCGCTGCTGCGTACGCGGGCGGCGCTCTACACCGTCGAGCTGGTCGACGGGCGGTGGTCGCGGGTGCGCGAGCTGGACGGCGCCGGCGGCCGGGTGCTGCCGCTGCCGCCGCGGGTGTCGGTGCGGACGGGCGTGGCGGCGCTGCACGCGCTGGCCCGGCCGGGCAGCGCACCGGAGCTGCTGCTGCCGTCGTCGTCGCCGAGCCGGTCGTGGACGGTGTCCGGCTGGCGACCGGGCGACCAGGTCCCGCGGCTGCTGGCCGACGCGACCACCGGGCTCCCCGGTGCGGTGGTCGAGGAGCGGCAGGCGGTGGGCGCGGACGGCACGCTGATCCCGTACACCTGCCTCTACCGGCCGGACGAGCGCGGGCAGCGGCCGCGGCCGACGCTGATCACGGCGTACGGCGGCTTCTACCGAGCGCTGACGCCGGAGTGGTCGGACGACGCGGCGGCGGTGGCGGCGTCCGGCGGGCTGCACGTGTGGGCGCACACGCGCGGTGGCGGCGATCTGGGGCGGGAGTGGTGGGAGGGTGGCCGGCGGGGGCGCAAGCAGACGGTGCTCGACGACCTGCACGCGGTGGCCGCCGACCTCGTCGCCACCGGCCGCGCCGACCCGTCCCGCCTCGCCGTCGTCGGCCGCTCGCACGGCGGCTGGCTGGCCGGCGCAGCGGCCGTCACCCGCCCGGACGTCTGGCGCGCGGCGGTGCCGCTGGTGCCCGCGCTGGACCTGGTCACCGACCTGCGGACGCCGTACGGGAAGTACGTCACCGAGCTGGACTGGCCGGACGGCGACGCCGAGGAGCACGTCGCCGCGCTGTCGCCGTACCACCTGATCCGCCCCGGCAGCTACCCCGCCGTCTACCTCGCCGCCGGCGACCGCGACCCGCGCTGCCCCGCCTGGCACGCGCGCAAGTTCGCGGCCCGGCTGCAGGAGGCGCAACAGGGGCCGGGCGCCGTGCTGCTGCGGGTGCGCGAGAACGCCGGCCACGGCCTGACGTCCAGCGCCGCCGAGCGCCGGCGCGACGCGGCGGAGTGGCTGGGGTTCGTCTTCGCCGAACTGGGCCTGGTGCCGCCGGCCGCGCCCTGA
- a CDS encoding RecB family exonuclease gives MRTHTAPGDDPGAERVPSLSPSRAADFMTCPLLYRFRTIDRLPEPPSSEATRGTVVHSVLERLYELPSGERTPGRATELVRPAWDELMAAEPAVAELFADDEDGSALAEWLASAEALVERYFTLEDPTRLEPVERELYVETTLDSGLRLRGYVDRLDRAEATGDLRVVDYKTGKAPRAGFEQRAMFQMRFYALVLWRLHGRVPRLLQLIYLGSGELLRYEPDEADLRATERKLAALWAAIERATQSGDWRASPSRLCDWCSHQALCPAYGGTPPPLPETVASSPDDDEAPSPRTSPVDA, from the coding sequence ATGCGCACGCACACCGCTCCCGGGGACGACCCCGGGGCCGAGCGCGTGCCCAGCCTGTCGCCGTCGCGCGCCGCCGACTTCATGACCTGCCCGCTGCTCTACCGGTTCCGCACCATCGACCGGCTGCCCGAGCCGCCCAGCTCCGAGGCCACCCGCGGCACCGTCGTGCACAGCGTGCTCGAGCGGCTGTACGAGCTGCCGTCCGGCGAGCGCACACCCGGCCGCGCCACCGAGCTGGTCCGGCCCGCGTGGGACGAGCTGATGGCGGCCGAGCCGGCGGTGGCCGAGCTGTTCGCCGACGACGAGGACGGGTCGGCGCTCGCCGAGTGGCTGGCCAGCGCCGAGGCCCTCGTCGAGCGCTACTTCACGCTGGAAGACCCCACCCGGCTCGAACCGGTGGAGCGCGAGCTGTACGTCGAGACGACGCTCGACTCCGGCCTGCGCCTGCGCGGCTACGTCGACCGCCTCGACCGCGCCGAGGCCACCGGCGACCTCCGCGTCGTCGACTACAAGACGGGCAAGGCGCCGCGGGCCGGGTTCGAGCAGCGGGCCATGTTCCAGATGCGGTTCTACGCACTGGTGCTGTGGCGGCTGCACGGCCGGGTGCCGCGGCTGCTGCAGCTCATCTACCTCGGCAGCGGCGAGCTGCTGCGCTACGAGCCCGACGAAGCCGACCTGCGGGCCACGGAGCGCAAGCTGGCGGCGCTGTGGGCGGCCATCGAGCGGGCCACCCAGTCCGGCGACTGGCGGGCCAGCCCCAGCCGGCTGTGCGACTGGTGCTCGCATCAGGCGCTGTGCCCGGCCTACGGCGGCACCCCGCCGCCGCTCCCCGAGACCGTCGCCTCCTCGCCCGACGACGACGAGGCCCCCTCGCCCCGCACCTCCCCCGTCGACGCCTGA
- a CDS encoding site-2 protease family protein has protein sequence MATGRGRQLSLGRIAGIPVYVSPTWFLVAAIITFWGRDVVLRELPELTGGEAYALAFLFAVLLYLSVFVHELGHALTARRLGLPVRGVTLHFLGGHTEIERDAPTPGRDLVVSAAGPLLSLALGGLGLLAYQSIDDGVPGFLVWMLAIANLLVGVFNVLPGLPLDGGHMLRAAVWKVSGDEHRGTVVAARSGQVLAGLVLVMPFALNGATPPVSVIIWAGLVAALLWSGATQALAVGRMRARLPRLDTRTLARRAAPVAPDLPVSEAMRQAREANVTSLVIVDSAGRPTGIVSESSVAAIPEQRRPWVTIGQQSRSLQKGLILPLDVRGDDLLKAMRELPATEYLVVDGEGRVYGVLVTSDVDHALAAR, from the coding sequence ATGGCAACCGGTCGTGGTCGGCAGCTGAGCCTCGGGCGCATCGCGGGCATCCCGGTGTACGTCAGCCCGACGTGGTTCCTGGTGGCCGCCATCATCACCTTCTGGGGCCGCGACGTCGTGCTCCGCGAGCTGCCCGAGCTGACCGGCGGCGAGGCGTACGCGCTCGCGTTCCTGTTCGCCGTGCTGCTGTACCTCTCCGTGTTCGTGCACGAGCTGGGCCACGCCCTGACGGCGCGCCGGCTGGGGCTGCCGGTGCGCGGCGTCACCCTGCACTTCCTCGGCGGCCACACCGAGATCGAGCGCGACGCGCCCACGCCGGGGCGCGACCTCGTCGTCTCCGCCGCCGGCCCGTTGCTGTCGCTGGCCCTCGGCGGGCTCGGCCTGCTCGCCTACCAGAGCATCGACGACGGCGTGCCCGGGTTCCTGGTCTGGATGCTGGCGATCGCCAACCTGCTGGTCGGCGTGTTCAACGTGCTGCCGGGCCTGCCGCTCGACGGCGGGCACATGCTGCGCGCGGCGGTCTGGAAGGTCAGCGGCGACGAGCACCGCGGCACCGTCGTGGCGGCGCGCAGCGGCCAGGTGCTGGCCGGCCTCGTGCTGGTCATGCCGTTCGCGCTGAACGGCGCCACGCCGCCGGTCTCCGTCATCATCTGGGCCGGGCTGGTCGCGGCGCTGCTGTGGAGCGGCGCCACGCAGGCGCTGGCGGTCGGGCGCATGCGGGCCCGGCTGCCGCGGCTCGACACCCGTACGCTGGCCCGCCGCGCCGCGCCGGTCGCGCCCGACCTCCCGGTGTCCGAGGCCATGCGGCAGGCCCGCGAGGCGAACGTCACGTCGCTGGTCATCGTCGACAGCGCCGGGCGCCCCACGGGCATCGTCAGCGAGAGCTCGGTGGCGGCCATCCCCGAGCAGCGCCGCCCGTGGGTGACCATCGGGCAGCAGTCGCGCTCGCTGCAGAAGGGGCTCATCCTGCCGCTGGACGTCCGCGGCGACGACCTGCTCAAGGCCATGCGCGAGCTGCCGGCCACCGAGTACCTGGTGGTCGACGGCGAGGGCCGGGTGTACGGCGTGCTGGTGACGTCCGACGTCGACCACGCGCTCGCGGCACGCTGA
- a CDS encoding sensor histidine kinase: protein MTTARAKFFPRIEPWLLDASITFVLAVTGVVALFVYTDPNGIEYAEADALGVALVLVITVPLIVRRQHPVIVGLGTAVATLPFLAVDYAMPTAALVLLIAVYSAANYAGLGASVLVLVVQSAVSVGYTLVSADRHADQQTMDTGAGLTISALVILGVWGLGRGMRNRRLYTAELEDRARRLERANDVEVRAAITEERSRIARELHDVVAHHVSVMTVQAAGARRALHRDVDRTAVALEAIEEIGRSALAEMRRVVGVLRTPDGDDRGARPATLAPQPGLGDLDLLVEQVRDAGLPVDVTVDGEPRAVPVGVDLAAFRVIQEALTNTIKHAGPSTAAVLVRYLPAEVHVEISDDGRGVAASLDGRRPGHGLLGMRERVALYGGTLAAGPRRGGGYEVRAKIPYDSNGAMSR from the coding sequence GTGACGACGGCGCGCGCCAAGTTCTTCCCCCGCATCGAGCCGTGGCTGCTGGACGCGTCCATCACGTTCGTCCTGGCCGTCACGGGCGTGGTCGCGCTGTTCGTGTACACCGATCCCAACGGCATCGAGTACGCCGAGGCCGACGCGCTGGGGGTCGCGTTGGTGCTGGTCATCACGGTGCCGCTGATCGTCCGGCGACAGCACCCGGTCATCGTCGGGCTGGGCACGGCCGTCGCGACGCTGCCGTTCCTCGCCGTCGACTACGCCATGCCGACGGCGGCGCTCGTGCTGCTGATCGCCGTCTACAGCGCCGCCAACTACGCCGGGCTGGGCGCGTCGGTGCTGGTCCTCGTCGTGCAGAGCGCGGTCTCCGTCGGCTACACGCTGGTCAGCGCCGACCGCCACGCCGACCAGCAGACCATGGACACCGGGGCGGGCCTGACCATCAGCGCACTGGTCATCCTCGGCGTCTGGGGCCTCGGCCGGGGCATGCGCAACCGCCGCCTCTACACCGCCGAGCTGGAAGACCGCGCCCGCCGCCTCGAACGGGCCAACGACGTCGAGGTGCGGGCCGCCATCACCGAAGAGCGCTCGCGCATCGCCCGCGAGCTGCACGACGTCGTCGCGCACCACGTGTCTGTCATGACGGTGCAGGCGGCCGGCGCCCGCCGCGCCCTGCACCGCGACGTCGACCGCACGGCGGTCGCGCTGGAGGCCATCGAGGAGATCGGCCGGTCCGCGCTGGCCGAGATGCGCCGCGTCGTCGGCGTCCTGCGCACCCCCGACGGCGACGACCGCGGCGCCCGGCCGGCCACGCTGGCGCCGCAGCCGGGCCTCGGCGACCTCGACCTGCTGGTCGAGCAGGTGCGCGACGCCGGGCTGCCGGTCGACGTGACGGTCGACGGCGAGCCGCGGGCCGTGCCGGTGGGCGTCGACCTCGCCGCGTTCCGCGTCATCCAGGAGGCGTTGACGAACACCATCAAGCACGCCGGCCCGTCCACCGCGGCGGTCCTCGTGCGCTATCTGCCGGCCGAGGTGCACGTGGAGATCAGCGACGACGGCCGCGGCGTGGCGGCGTCGCTGGACGGGCGCCGGCCCGGGCACGGCCTGCTGGGCATGCGCGAACGGGTGGCCCTCTATGGTGGAACCCTCGCGGCCGGCCCACGCCGCGGCGGCGGCTACGAGGTGCGGGCGAAGATCCCGTACGACAGTAACGGAGCGATGTCACGATGA
- a CDS encoding response regulator: MTAQPIRVLLVDDQPLLRTGFRMILEAESDIAVVGESGDGEQAVADARALQPDVVLMDIRMPRVDGVQATRQITGAARETTPRVLVLTTFDLDEYVVEALRAGASGFLLKDVPAEDLVTAIRTVSRGDAVVAPSITRRLLDMFASRFPATDSPTPANLQHLTDREREVLTLVARGYSNAEIAAELVVSETTVKTHVGNVLTKLSLRDRVQAAVYAYESGLVQPGAL; encoded by the coding sequence ATGACGGCCCAGCCCATCCGGGTGCTGCTGGTGGACGACCAGCCGCTGCTGCGCACCGGTTTCCGCATGATCCTCGAGGCCGAGTCCGACATCGCCGTGGTCGGCGAGTCGGGCGACGGCGAGCAGGCGGTGGCCGACGCGCGGGCGCTGCAGCCCGACGTCGTGCTGATGGACATCCGCATGCCGCGCGTCGACGGCGTGCAGGCGACCCGCCAGATCACCGGCGCCGCCCGCGAGACCACGCCGCGCGTCCTGGTGCTCACCACCTTCGACCTCGACGAGTACGTCGTCGAGGCGCTGCGGGCCGGGGCCAGCGGCTTCCTGCTCAAGGACGTGCCGGCCGAGGATCTCGTGACGGCCATCCGCACGGTGTCGCGCGGCGACGCCGTCGTGGCGCCGAGCATCACGCGGCGGCTGCTCGACATGTTCGCCAGCCGCTTCCCGGCCACCGACTCCCCTACGCCGGCGAACCTGCAGCACCTCACCGACCGCGAGCGCGAGGTGCTCACGCTGGTGGCGCGCGGCTACTCCAACGCCGAGATCGCCGCCGAGCTGGTGGTGTCCGAGACCACGGTGAAGACCCACGTCGGCAACGTGCTGACCAAGCTGAGCCTGCGCGACCGCGTCCAGGCCGCCGTCTACGCCTACGAGAGCGGCCTCGTCCAGCCCGGCGCCCTGTAG